The DNA sequence ATGCCCGTGAGCGCCTCATCGGCGCTCGAAAAGTCTCGTTCTATAGACATGAGTAAAGTCTGAAAGCTCTCCGAGGTTTTTCCTGGACTCACGGAGCTGTCTAAACACGTTTCAAATTAATTCAAACACAAAGGAAGTCGAGATAAGCTTTCGACTCTGTTGGAAATTAGCAAAACACGAACTGGAATTATTTACAGACTGGTTTAGTTAATGAGAGTCGGTTGGAAGGAAGACCCGGAAACGAAAAAACGACGACGTCAATTTATCAGGTGTATGGGATACAGATCTGTATTTAGTCTTTGTGGTAAGGTACgacgctttatttatttatttatttatttatttatttatttatttattgagggAGTGGACATGTATTAATCAGTtttcaaacaataaaaataatttactcATGTGCCGCCTTTCCATTGCAGGAATCGTTATATTTGGATTAACGGAAGAATAACGTTGAAAGTAAAACTAGCATAGCATGTCATCATTTGGTGTGCCACCGCCTCTCTTGCCTGATGGCGCTAAGGTTTGTCATGAATCAGACTAAATATAATTGTATCAGTCAACTTTGTCAAAGTATAAATGCGAATAGTTTGGATGAGGAGAAAATTGGTAATTATATGCATGGTAAATTTGCTAATTCCTAATCCTAGTCCTGTAAGTATACCAAAAGTATTTTCCAGTGAGCTTTCTGTGTTTGACTGtgtctgtactttttttttttgacaccccCCTTTGTTTATTGTTTTCACCTCAGGATGGTTTTGTTCGAGTGCGGAAAAGAGACCTGGAAAGGTTACGCACACAGGTCATGCAGTTAAGGGAGTTCCTGCCCAGAGTAGTGAACAGTGATTTGATTGACATGCTATACAAAACTAGAGTAACAAAAGCAGGTAAGCCATGATGATTGTAAACCGTCTACCTTTTAGAATTATCCATCAGTGTACAGTGCATCCCCACAAGGATGAGATGTAAAAATAATTGACAAGGGGCAAGCTTTGTGATTGATAGGTTTTGCCCATGCTGATAGGCTCCTTCCATCCATATGATCCTGAACCCGAGAAGTAGTGCAAAACAGGGTTGAATTATTTCAATGTCAATACTTTTTGCCACATTTTTAATTGGTGGTGGGCCAAGAGATTCCTCTCATTTAAAATGAGTGacttggctcaataaaggttgggaaacagatGTGGCTGTGCTATATTTAATATGAGTATTTCTATCTTGATAACCCTACTGTTTCCTTGCTTCTTCATTTATTGTGTCAATTATACTTACTATTTTGGAATATGTGTGTGTCGGTGACTAGTGAAagagcaacaagcacaggaacGGGAGCTTTTACAGCAAGAGTGTCTTCATCTTCAGTCCAGGTTGGAGGCGCTACAAATTGAATGTCACAGGGAAAGAGAGGTGAGACCTAAAGGAATGGGCAATTTTTAAACAATAGTTTtaataacaaaaacaatttcAGCATCATGAGATCCAATAGCACTCACATGTCAACTATTTTGCTTTTACAAACGTAACaatgtttgaatgtgtttaaCTGTTTCAGTAGGGTGTTCGTGTAATGATATTTTTATGGTGGTGTAATTTTTTCACAGGTTTGTTTTAGGCCTTGCACAGATGAAAGAGAATTTATTGtattattgttaaaaaaatattttatatgtatTTGATTCCTAGAACCTAATTCATATATTCAACAGCATaaagttatgatttttttttcttttataataCACACAAATTTTAACGCTACAGTTGACCCTTTCAGTATTTTGAATCATGTAATTATTTTAAAGCTGGAAGTACAGTAAGTGTCATTACATATAGGTCAACTGCTTCTATAATCTGTTTGATAACAGTGTGATTTGCTCTGCGTGTGTCTATTATACGTTCAGGAAAAATTGATGTTACGTGAGAAGCTCTGGCAGAATGGAACCGAGTTGCAGCAGCAGGCCGACTACTGCTTCAGTCTTGGTTCTGTAGTCTGCAGCCTGTTGTGGAACTGCTCTGCAACTGAAGACACAGTTAAACAGTGGCTAGCTGATGTGAGacttgtctttgtgttttactaTGATGTTATGCGTTGAACCCCCGCTATTCACGGAGAATAGGGACAGGTCTTTaacttttgtttcatttttgttgCTAATCGAGTTCATTAGCCCATCCAAGAAAATTATCAGTGCaacaaaacgtgtgtgtgtgtgtgtctttcttAAGACTGCAAACTTTGGCTTCAATCAAAGAAAAATGCTAAATTGAGTTGTTTGCTCAGGCCTGAAatcgggttaaaaaaaaatctgcaagtgTGTGGGAGCTCACTGAACTATATACCTTTTGTCTAACCGATGCGTGATTGATTCTTGTGGAGTAGGGAAGCCTGCCAGCTTTTCTAGCGGTGGCCACTCAGACTCTGGGGAGCTTCATGAAGACTCTGGATGAGAATGTGACGAGTCAATCTGAGGACTGTAACACCCAAGAGTATCAGTTTATTTTGGCGCTAACTGGAACCATTACCAGTAAGAAGCAGTCATACACAAGTGTTTTGAAGGGGAAAAAACTCAGTTCATGAAACTTAACATGCTGTATCTGCTCTTTTCTTCCTGCCAATCAGACATAGCGGCTGTAACCAGTGGGCGGGACTTCTTGTCCATCTCAGCACATGATCTGTTGGACATGCTGATGAAACTGTTAGAGCTGATGAAGCCTGATGTATTCCCTAAACTCAAAGTGTACGTATGCAAACTACTATTGTGTAATGTAATGGAAGAGGTGCAAATCATCCTGAACAGATACTGATCAGATTCCTGCTCATTATCAACATTTGCTGTAGGGAAGGGATATTCTGATTCATCAGTTTAATTGATTTCTTGACGGAGAATTATTTTGAGTGAGTTTTTGCAATAACAACATGGCTGCAAGGAGAGAGGAGCTAATTTGCAAATGGCGTCAGTTTTACCCTTCAGTTCCCACTAAGAAACAGATGACAAGGGTGGAATCATTTTCAAATTATGTCTATAATTTTATAACATGCCACCCGGGTTCATGACAATGTCACAATTAAGTGTACACTAGTTCCTTGAGTTAATTTACATAAATACAAACATAAGTAAATGTTTTTAAGGGGTAGCCTGCTTGATTCTCAGCATTTAACAAagtgtgttgtgcttgtttttgtGCTTATTGCTGGTCTTTTGCCTCAGGTTGATGCTAATGGCTCTTTATAATGCCAGTATCAGTGTCAAGGGACTCAAGTACATGATTGAGAACCCAGCACTTCTGCCTCTTATTCGGACTCTGCTTGAAGGTATGCCCCTTAATATGATAacaaaatgatgtcaaatgCGCTAAATAAAACCATGGAATTTAAGTTTATAACTTGCAGCGCTAGCTCTTGTCCGATGTTTGATTCATTTCATCATTGGATGTGGTGTTTCATGTAACATGTAGAGCCACTAGATAGCGCTGTTGTCAATGTGAACTGAACGAATGGTTCATGTATAtcgcatccatccattttgctaCTGCTTATCCTCAAGTGGAGTCTGTCAGCAGCAGACTTTGGCCAAAGGgtggaatgatttttttttgtacgtacCGTTCGTACACACACATCCTCCCCTTTAGCCATGATAATAATCCATTATCCATGTTTTGGGAACGTGAGCCGATGCTGAAGAAAACTGAAGAAAAGGATGGTGATATGACACATAGTGATGTTCCCATGTTTTGTAATCTCATGGAATTTAAAGGAGtgatagaaaatggatgtgGAACCTTCATCTTCCACATCTTGTGCTTTACATATATTTGTCTCTGTAACAGACAAATCCTGGGAAGTGTGCTTTCACGGTCTGCGTCTGCTGCAGTCAGTGCTGTTGGAAAATATAGCGGAGTCTTGCCTAGGTGCCACTCTGCTTGATTCAGACCTCCAGGCCCAAGTTAACACTTTTACGTCTAGTGTTCAGCCTAGCTTGAGACTATTGGCTCAGCAAACCTTGGCGGACCTCCAGGTACTCATGCAGGTAACACAGAATTGGGTGCAATTTATGTCAGGTGATGACTGGCATAGTTTGGTCTGGTCATAGTTATTGACAACCTTACAGTAAATTCATGTGAACCAAAACATTTGTGTGTTTCTAGGTTCAAGGATGTAAACAGAACAAACGGTGACATGCCTTTCAGTGTTTTTGTCCTGTTTTCCTGTTTGCTTTTCCCTTGTTTTGTTCTTGTTGGGGAAGAGGCATGGTACAGAGGATTTACCACAGCAGTTAAATGAGCCTGTGTGTGTACGTAtattcacatttacaaactatgtgtaaaaaaactatttaaaaaTTGAAACTGACATGTTTGGTTGTATGatgttattttttaaacatctaTGTATGTCATGTCAGAGTTGTGTGCAAGAAAATTAAAGAGGAAGTTTGCCTTTTCTTATTTCATTGCAATGCGTTTACGTAAATACTTGAGGGCAATCGATGACACAGGAGTAGCCTTCTGTTAATTTTGCAGCTTTATTATGTTTTTTCTTTCGCATGGACTTCTCAGTATCGAGGTATCCAATGAACAAGGCATAGACTAAAAGACAGGATATATTGGAGACATGAGTAGAAGGTTCCAAAGGTCTGAGCTGGACTGAAAGCAGTCGGGGCGTTAAGAACTTTGTAGAAATCTGTGACAAAATGTGTATGACATTACCTGTGAGCCAAACAATCACGAGGACCTCAATTTCAGCATCCTCATAGGGACCTTTTTCTTATCTTAGTGATGCTCTGAGAGTGTGCTAAGAATCATCTGGAGAGGAAAGACTGAAGCAAGAAGGACCCATGTGTCCTCTATTGGGGAAAAGAGGAAGAATAAGTGGAAGATTTGTGGCTGCCATCCCATTTGGTCGACGCCCACCACTCGAGCCTTTAGGAAGAGGCGGCGGCGTTGGGCTTGTCATCACGAGTGACAGGAATGTTGCGCTCGCTACGGCCGGATTCGTTCCCTCCGCTGACCTTTGGCCCGGTCAGTGTGAGCAGGCCGTCAGCAGAGAGGGTACAGGTGATGGCGGATTGGTCCACGCTGGATGGGAGGCGGTAGCGGCGGTGGAACTCACGGGAGATGTATccatggtcatcctggaagacacTCCGGGTTACGACCAAGCC is a window from the Syngnathus scovelli strain Florida chromosome 2, RoL_Ssco_1.2, whole genome shotgun sequence genome containing:
- the hsf2bp gene encoding heat shock factor 2-binding protein isoform X1, whose translation is MSSFGVPPPLLPDGAKDGFVRVRKRDLERLRTQVMQLREFLPRVVNSDLIDMLYKTRVTKAVKEQQAQERELLQQECLHLQSRLEALQIECHREREEKLMLREKLWQNGTELQQQADYCFSLGSVVCSLLWNCSATEDTVKQWLADGSLPAFLAVATQTLGSFMKTLDENVTSQSEDCNTQEYQFILALTGTITNIAAVTSGRDFLSISAHDLLDMLMKLLELMKPDVFPKLKVLMLMALYNASISVKGLKYMIENPALLPLIRTLLEDKSWEVCFHGLRLLQSVLLENIAESCLGATLLDSDLQAQVNTFTSSVQPSLRLLAQQTLADLQVLMQVQGCKQNKR
- the hsf2bp gene encoding heat shock factor 2-binding protein isoform X2, whose translation is MSSFGVPPPLLPDGAKDGFVRVRKRDLERLRTQVMQLREFLPRVVNSDLIDMLYKTRVTKAVKEQQAQERELLQQECLHLQSRLEALQIECHREREEKLMLREKLWQNGTELQQQADYCFSLGSVVCSLLWNCSATEDTVKQWLADGSLPAFLAVATQTLGSFMKTLDENVTSQSEDCNTQEYQFILALTGTITNIAAVTSGRDFLSISAHDLLDMLMKLLELMKPDVFPKLKVLMLMALYNASISVKGLKYMIENPALLPLIRTLLEDKSWEVCFHGLRLLQSVLLENIAESCLGATLLDSDLQAQVNTFTSSVQPSLRLLAQQTLADLQVQGCKQNKR